Proteins from a genomic interval of Pradoshia eiseniae:
- a CDS encoding metallophosphoesterase family protein, giving the protein MNFTFIHAADIHLDSPLKGLSRYVGAPVGRLRSATREAFINLVDLAIDRQVDFVIIAGDLYDGDWKDYNTGLFFASEMARLEKHQIPVFMIKGNHDAASVITKEIKLPDNVHVFDVKKCGSIRLDEIGVAIHGQGFSSRAVLDNLAKGYPNSVEGYFNIGILHTSAGGREGHENYAPCSIEDMKGKGYDYWALGHIHKREFLCEREPVILFPGNIQSRHSKETGVKGCTLVEVEDGSIKEMTHVPLDVIRWEVIEADLTDMTLYDDFLAQAEQEIVRAFDSAAGRMLAIRIILNGETALHSELVNNKEAVLNDLRSMAFSVGQGDIWLEKLKIKTSAPHVISEGENANPIIGMLEWMDDLSYEELLEEIKAEFQPLHNALPMDLKRGEEQVIPDSEDALREKLLTIKDLIKDGLLQERGQRV; this is encoded by the coding sequence ATGAATTTCACATTTATCCATGCAGCCGATATACATTTGGACAGCCCGTTGAAAGGCTTGTCACGATACGTTGGGGCACCGGTCGGACGATTGAGAAGTGCTACGCGAGAAGCCTTTATCAATCTCGTTGATTTGGCCATCGACAGGCAAGTAGATTTCGTTATCATAGCAGGAGATTTGTATGACGGCGATTGGAAGGATTATAATACCGGCTTATTTTTTGCCAGTGAGATGGCAAGGCTTGAGAAACATCAAATCCCTGTCTTCATGATCAAAGGAAATCATGATGCAGCAAGCGTGATTACGAAAGAGATCAAGCTGCCTGACAATGTCCATGTGTTTGACGTGAAGAAATGCGGAAGCATTCGTTTAGATGAAATAGGCGTTGCCATACATGGTCAAGGGTTCAGTTCAAGAGCTGTGCTCGATAACCTGGCCAAAGGATATCCTAATAGTGTGGAAGGCTATTTTAATATCGGTATTTTGCATACCTCAGCAGGAGGGCGAGAAGGTCATGAAAATTATGCTCCCTGCTCGATTGAGGATATGAAAGGGAAAGGATATGACTATTGGGCCCTTGGTCATATTCATAAGAGGGAATTTCTATGTGAGAGAGAACCCGTCATCTTATTCCCTGGCAATATCCAAAGCCGTCACAGTAAAGAAACAGGTGTGAAGGGATGTACACTTGTTGAGGTGGAGGATGGAAGCATAAAGGAAATGACCCATGTCCCGCTTGATGTCATCAGATGGGAAGTTATTGAAGCGGATCTCACGGATATGACTCTATATGATGACTTCCTGGCTCAGGCCGAACAAGAAATTGTACGCGCGTTTGATTCGGCGGCCGGCAGGATGCTTGCGATACGGATTATTTTAAATGGTGAAACGGCACTGCATTCAGAGCTTGTGAACAATAAGGAAGCTGTGTTAAATGACCTCCGTTCAATGGCTTTTTCAGTAGGACAAGGCGATATATGGCTTGAAAAGCTAAAAATCAAGACAAGTGCTCCGCATGTCATTTCTGAAGGCGAAAATGCGAATCCGATTATTGGGATGCTGGAATGGATGGATGACCTATCATATGAAGAGCTGCTTGAGGAAATAAAAGCAGAATTCCAGCCGCTTCATAACGCTTTGCCGATGGATTTGAAGCGCGGGGAGGAGCAGGTCATCCCAGATTCAGAGGATGCTCTAAGGGAAAAGCTGCTTACCATTAAAGATCTCATTAAAGATGGATTGCTGCAAGAAAGGGGACAAAGGGTATGA
- a CDS encoding Bax inhibitor-1/YccA family protein codes for MLNSYTESSRYALPKILRAFTLSLAISLLGFITGNFVPPALFLPLMILELIMLIAAFFVRRRKMLSYSFLYTFTFISGITLYPVVTSYLMTIGAKPVLMSLTATVIIFGGLSLYASTTKRDFSFLGGFLTAALLALIVIAIFNIFSPLSSTATLIYSFIGILVFSGYVIFDVNRIKQHGLSDEEVPLMALNLYLDFVNLFLYILRFIGVLSSRD; via the coding sequence ATGTTGAATTCATATACTGAATCAAGCCGGTATGCCCTCCCAAAAATCCTGCGGGCATTTACCCTTTCATTAGCCATATCATTGCTAGGATTCATCACCGGGAATTTTGTGCCACCTGCCCTATTCCTCCCGCTCATGATCTTAGAGCTCATAATGCTGATAGCAGCCTTCTTTGTAAGAAGGAGAAAAATGCTTTCCTATAGTTTCTTATATACATTCACCTTTATTTCCGGCATCACATTGTATCCGGTCGTTACAAGTTACTTGATGACCATTGGAGCAAAGCCTGTTCTAATGAGCCTAACGGCAACAGTCATTATTTTTGGAGGTCTTTCGCTTTATGCTTCCACGACGAAACGTGATTTCTCCTTTTTAGGAGGCTTTCTGACAGCTGCGCTGCTTGCCCTTATTGTCATCGCAATCTTTAATATATTCTCGCCTTTATCCTCAACGGCAACGCTCATTTATTCGTTTATCGGCATCCTCGTTTTCAGCGGCTATGTCATATTTGATGTCAATCGGATAAAGCAGCATGGCCTATCAGATGAAGAAGTCCCTTTGATGGCCCTCAACCTGTATCTTGATTTTGTTAACTTATTTCTATATATTCTTCGTTTCATTGGAGTCCTCTCCTCCAGGGATTAA
- a CDS encoding MFS transporter, producing MSSKSDKSKVSVWCLASISAVPLIMTLGNSMLIPVLPILEKKVSISSFQSSLIITSYSVASILLIPIAGYLSDRFGRKMILLPSLAITFIGGLISGFASWKMGNPYMTIIIGRIIQGIGSAGAFPIILPLVGDLYKDDDDASACLGIVETSNTFGKVLSPILGAALALWIWYIPFFSISFFSLISFLMVLFFIKVPKKKGEPTKLHDFLQEVKKIFHTDGKWLYCVFITGAFIMLILFAVQFYLSNILESRYDIHNIKKGLVLAIPLFFLCVASFITGKKIKDNIKAMKILIICSLLIAAACIAFTSHLDNLFWLIGILSIFGAGLGAILPSLDALITENIEKEQRGTITSFYSSARFFGVAVGPPLMSFFMKKNESYLFYSFSALAILLLILIAKCINAKSAESSS from the coding sequence ATGAGTTCTAAATCTGATAAGTCTAAAGTAAGCGTTTGGTGTCTTGCAAGCATTTCTGCAGTTCCGCTTATTATGACGCTGGGCAATTCCATGTTAATTCCTGTCCTTCCCATATTGGAGAAAAAGGTATCCATCTCCTCATTTCAGTCCAGCCTGATTATCACAAGTTATTCGGTCGCCTCTATTTTGCTTATCCCGATAGCCGGATATCTCTCTGACAGGTTCGGGCGAAAGATGATTTTATTGCCAAGCCTGGCTATCACCTTCATCGGGGGCCTTATATCAGGCTTTGCTTCTTGGAAGATGGGAAACCCTTATATGACGATTATCATCGGAAGAATCATTCAAGGCATTGGTTCTGCCGGCGCTTTTCCCATTATCCTGCCTTTGGTCGGCGACTTATACAAGGACGATGATGATGCAAGCGCTTGTTTAGGGATTGTTGAAACATCCAATACGTTTGGAAAAGTACTGAGCCCTATTCTCGGTGCCGCTCTTGCTTTATGGATATGGTATATTCCATTCTTCTCGATTTCTTTTTTCAGCTTGATTAGCTTCTTAATGGTCCTCTTTTTTATCAAAGTGCCTAAAAAGAAGGGTGAGCCGACAAAGCTTCATGACTTTTTGCAGGAAGTCAAAAAAATCTTTCACACAGACGGAAAATGGCTCTACTGCGTTTTTATCACCGGAGCATTCATTATGTTAATTCTATTTGCTGTTCAGTTTTATTTATCAAACATTCTGGAATCCAGATATGATATCCATAATATTAAAAAAGGGCTCGTATTAGCTATTCCCTTGTTCTTTTTATGCGTGGCATCCTTCATTACAGGGAAGAAAATCAAGGATAATATTAAAGCCATGAAAATATTGATTATATGCTCTCTTCTAATAGCAGCCGCTTGCATTGCCTTCACCTCGCATCTGGACAATCTTTTTTGGCTGATTGGGATATTATCCATTTTCGGAGCAGGACTGGGGGCCATTCTGCCATCTTTGGATGCACTCATAACTGAAAACATTGAAAAGGAACAAAGGGGAACCATTACGTCCTTTTATAGCTCCGCCCGGTTCTTCGGCGTTGCTGTCGGTCCTCCTCTCATGTCTTTTTTTATGAAGAAAAATGAATCATATCTTTTTTACTCCTTTAGCGCCCTGGCCATTTTGCTCCTAATCCTCATCGCTAAATGCATCAATGCTAAGTCTGCAGAAAGTAGCAGCTGA
- a CDS encoding NADP-dependent oxidoreductase: MQKNMMKAVVIETYGGVSELKEKVVEKPALLDNQVLVEVKAASVNPIDWKLREGYLQERYDFEFPIILGWDVAGIVTEVGKHVQEFQVGDRVFARPELTRYGTYAEYTVVDELLLARIPDNISFEEAASVPLAGLTAYQALFDVLEIMEGQKVLIHAGAGGVGTYAIQLAKLKGAYVATTASKKNHSYLTSLGADQCIDYKSESFEQILNEYDAVFDTVGGETLSNSMKVLHKGGKIVSIVEPPSEQEAQRYGIREEYHWLIPRGDQLQELASLLEQGRLKPAQLEKFPFTENGVRNAQELSESGHTKGKIVIKMG; this comes from the coding sequence ATGCAGAAAAATATGATGAAGGCTGTTGTCATTGAAACTTATGGAGGAGTATCAGAGTTAAAGGAAAAGGTAGTGGAAAAGCCTGCCCTGCTTGATAACCAAGTGCTCGTGGAAGTGAAGGCTGCTTCTGTCAATCCGATAGACTGGAAGCTGCGGGAAGGATACCTCCAAGAACGCTATGACTTTGAATTCCCTATCATTCTTGGTTGGGATGTTGCCGGGATTGTGACAGAAGTCGGAAAACATGTTCAAGAATTTCAAGTAGGAGATCGTGTTTTTGCCCGTCCCGAACTGACACGCTACGGTACATATGCAGAATATACCGTTGTCGATGAGCTATTGCTTGCAAGAATTCCAGATAACATCTCCTTTGAGGAAGCTGCCTCCGTTCCGCTTGCAGGCCTTACGGCTTATCAAGCATTATTTGATGTTCTAGAGATTATGGAGGGACAAAAAGTGCTAATTCATGCAGGAGCAGGCGGAGTCGGCACTTATGCCATACAGTTAGCGAAACTAAAGGGTGCTTATGTGGCGACTACTGCCAGCAAAAAGAACCACAGCTATTTAACTTCACTTGGTGCTGATCAATGCATTGATTATAAATCCGAATCATTTGAACAAATATTAAATGAGTATGACGCAGTATTTGATACAGTAGGAGGCGAGACTCTCTCTAACAGCATGAAGGTGCTGCATAAAGGCGGCAAGATTGTCTCCATTGTGGAGCCCCCATCTGAACAAGAGGCGCAGCGTTATGGAATCAGGGAGGAATATCACTGGCTTATCCCGCGCGGGGATCAATTACAAGAGCTGGCCAGCCTGCTGGAACAAGGCAGATTAAAGCCCGCCCAGCTTGAGAAATTCCCCTTCACCGAAAACGGTGTCAGAAATGCCCAAGAGCTTAGCGAATCAGGCCATACAAAAGGAAAAATTGTCATCAAGATGGGCTAA
- a CDS encoding solute symporter family protein, whose product MNVAAFTMFLGIVLVTLLITYWASKRTGNASEFYTAGSGLTGWQNGLAIAGDYMSAASFLGIAGSIALAGFDGFFYSIGFLVAYLVVLYLVAEPLRNLGKYTLADMLAARFDTKKIRGFAAFNTLSISIFYMIAQLVGAGALIKLLLGIEYTTSVLIVGTLMTVYVIFGGMHATSWVQIVKALLLMAGTFIISVIVLAKFNFSIPYMFEYMSTATPLKETFLNPGVKYTEGLDTLSLTMGLVLGTAGLPHILVRFFTVKDAKAARSSVVVATWIIGAFYVMTIFLGFGAAAFVGTTDIVSANAAGNMAAPLLAQALGGNMLFAFVSAVAFATILAVVAGLVLTGASAFAHDFYNEILRKGKAGEKEQVKMARYASIGVSVISILLALVAQNLNVAFLVSLAFAVAASANLPVILYTIYWKKFNTNGAISAMVVGLISSVGLVIISPNVFSPDGSAILTGEALFPLTTPGLVSIPLGFIAGYLGTILSRQKVDEAKFDEILVKSNTGMDTIHR is encoded by the coding sequence ATGAATGTAGCTGCCTTTACAATGTTTCTTGGAATCGTATTGGTGACGTTATTGATTACTTATTGGGCTTCCAAACGAACGGGCAATGCTAGTGAGTTTTATACTGCGGGCAGTGGTCTGACCGGCTGGCAGAATGGTCTGGCCATTGCCGGCGATTATATGTCGGCTGCATCCTTTCTTGGTATCGCAGGTTCGATAGCACTTGCCGGCTTCGACGGGTTCTTCTACAGCATCGGGTTTTTGGTTGCATATTTAGTTGTTCTTTATCTAGTTGCAGAACCTCTTCGGAATCTTGGTAAATATACGCTTGCAGATATGCTGGCAGCCCGCTTTGATACAAAAAAAATTAGGGGATTTGCTGCCTTTAATACGCTTTCTATCTCTATCTTCTATATGATTGCCCAATTAGTTGGGGCTGGTGCACTTATAAAATTATTGTTAGGGATTGAATATACGACATCGGTCTTAATTGTCGGTACCCTGATGACAGTGTACGTCATCTTTGGTGGAATGCATGCGACAAGCTGGGTCCAAATCGTGAAAGCACTTCTTTTGATGGCCGGGACTTTCATCATTTCTGTCATTGTTTTAGCGAAGTTTAATTTCAGTATCCCTTATATGTTTGAATATATGAGCACAGCCACTCCGCTGAAAGAGACATTTCTAAATCCTGGTGTTAAATATACGGAAGGGCTTGATACATTGTCGCTCACAATGGGCCTTGTTTTAGGGACAGCAGGCTTGCCTCATATCTTAGTCCGATTTTTTACGGTTAAGGATGCTAAAGCAGCAAGAAGCTCGGTTGTTGTGGCAACATGGATTATCGGCGCCTTCTATGTCATGACAATATTCTTAGGTTTCGGAGCAGCAGCCTTTGTTGGTACAACAGATATCGTCTCAGCCAATGCAGCAGGGAATATGGCAGCACCACTATTAGCCCAGGCGCTTGGCGGTAATATGCTATTTGCCTTTGTATCTGCCGTCGCTTTCGCAACTATCCTGGCTGTTGTAGCTGGATTGGTTCTTACGGGTGCCTCTGCATTTGCGCATGATTTCTATAATGAGATTCTCCGTAAAGGAAAGGCAGGCGAAAAAGAACAGGTAAAGATGGCGCGTTATGCATCCATTGGTGTATCAGTTATCTCAATCCTGCTAGCCTTGGTTGCACAAAACCTTAATGTTGCCTTCCTTGTCTCGCTCGCGTTTGCGGTTGCAGCAAGCGCCAATTTACCGGTTATTCTCTATACGATCTATTGGAAGAAATTCAACACAAACGGTGCGATTAGTGCGATGGTCGTCGGGCTGATTTCCTCTGTCGGATTGGTCATCATCAGCCCGAATGTATTCAGTCCGGATGGTTCAGCCATCTTGACTGGTGAGGCACTCTTCCCGCTCACAACACCAGGCCTTGTGTCCATACCATTAGGCTTTATTGCGGGATATTTAGGAACCATCTTATCACGCCAGAAGGTGGATGAGGCGAAGTTTGATGAGATTTTGGTTAAGTCAAATACAGGGATGGACACCATTCATCGCTAA
- a CDS encoding DUF485 domain-containing protein, producing the protein MGEKSPNYKEDSSRTNYTAIVQSADFQKLMHVKTRFIIPMTLFFLIFYFALPLLTSYSTVLNNSFYGNITWAWVFAFAQFIMTWALCMIYSKKAGEFDRLTDRILQMRKGGTSK; encoded by the coding sequence ATGGGAGAAAAGAGTCCGAATTATAAGGAGGACAGCAGCCGAACGAATTATACGGCTATTGTACAATCAGCAGATTTTCAAAAGCTTATGCATGTTAAGACGCGATTCATCATTCCTATGACGTTGTTTTTCTTGATTTTTTACTTTGCTTTGCCACTTTTGACCTCGTATTCGACTGTACTTAATAATTCTTTCTATGGAAACATTACCTGGGCATGGGTGTTTGCCTTCGCTCAATTTATCATGACATGGGCTTTATGCATGATTTACTCGAAAAAGGCCGGTGAGTTTGACCGCTTAACCGATAGAATTCTCCAAATGCGTAAAGGGGGTACTTCTAAATGA
- a CDS encoding murein hydrolase activator EnvC family protein, protein MKKSFIALNMAVAIGAGSMFSAGYASAESISELKKKESQIEENRSKVHSNIKDAEKSIDKVKGKQADLALQLQKLEKQMKETENKINELNTKITKTKEQIEELKKEIKVLEDKIEKRNELLKERARSYQVTGGNKNYLEVVLGASDFGEFVERLSAVSAIMDADQDLIAEQERDKKELEEKKTSVEKKLSDLESMMAEVKKMKAKQEQQKKEKNQLMKQLKKEQKHLEKEKIGMEEEADILAGQEAAIKKAIAQEQARQAEIARQKQAEKKRQDELAKQRAAEAKKQSAPSTSSSKSSGSSSSVSAPKAAPAPASSGSSGSFMKPSAGYYSSGYGGRWGKNHNGIDIAASGNVPIVAAADGVVSRSYFSSSYGNAIFITHYINGKQYTTVYAHLSSRMASNGQTVKKGQQIGVMGNTGNSFGQHLHFELHEGPWNISKSNAVDPRKYF, encoded by the coding sequence GTGAAGAAATCGTTTATTGCACTTAATATGGCCGTAGCTATTGGCGCAGGTTCAATGTTTTCAGCTGGGTATGCTTCAGCCGAATCTATATCAGAACTAAAGAAGAAGGAAAGTCAAATTGAAGAAAACCGTTCGAAGGTCCATTCAAATATTAAGGATGCCGAGAAATCCATCGATAAAGTGAAGGGCAAACAAGCCGATTTAGCCTTGCAGCTTCAGAAGCTTGAAAAACAAATGAAGGAAACTGAGAACAAAATCAATGAGCTAAATACTAAGATTACGAAGACGAAAGAACAAATTGAAGAATTGAAGAAAGAAATAAAAGTACTGGAAGATAAGATTGAAAAGCGAAATGAACTACTAAAGGAACGAGCCCGTTCATATCAGGTGACTGGCGGGAATAAGAATTATCTCGAGGTCGTGCTTGGAGCGAGTGACTTCGGCGAATTTGTTGAGCGGTTAAGTGCTGTATCGGCTATTATGGATGCAGACCAAGATTTGATCGCTGAACAAGAGCGTGATAAGAAAGAATTAGAAGAAAAGAAGACTTCCGTTGAGAAGAAGTTAAGCGACTTAGAGTCCATGATGGCTGAAGTGAAAAAAATGAAGGCCAAGCAGGAACAACAGAAAAAAGAGAAAAACCAGCTCATGAAGCAATTGAAAAAGGAACAAAAGCATCTTGAAAAAGAAAAAATCGGAATGGAAGAAGAAGCAGACATCCTAGCCGGTCAAGAAGCAGCTATTAAGAAAGCCATCGCACAAGAGCAAGCACGTCAAGCAGAGATTGCCAGACAGAAGCAAGCTGAGAAGAAGCGTCAAGACGAGCTGGCTAAACAGCGGGCAGCAGAAGCGAAGAAGCAATCTGCTCCAAGCACAAGCTCAAGTAAAAGCTCTGGCTCATCAAGCTCAGTGTCAGCGCCTAAGGCTGCCCCTGCTCCAGCAAGCAGCGGTTCATCCGGCAGCTTCATGAAACCTTCTGCCGGTTATTATTCTTCCGGTTATGGCGGAAGATGGGGGAAAAATCATAACGGAATTGATATTGCAGCCTCTGGGAATGTACCTATTGTCGCAGCAGCAGACGGGGTAGTTTCCAGGTCTTATTTCTCATCCTCCTATGGGAATGCTATCTTTATTACGCATTACATCAATGGCAAGCAGTATACGACTGTCTATGCACATTTGAGCTCACGTATGGCAAGTAACGGACAAACTGTTAAGAAGGGCCAGCAGATTGGTGTGATGGGAAATACAGGAAATTCGTTTGGCCAGCATTTGCACTTTGAGCTTCATGAAGGACCTTGGAATATCAGCAAATCAAACGCTGTTGATCCGCGTAAATATTTCTAG
- a CDS encoding NADPH:quinone oxidoreductase family protein, which translates to MAKFNALVVNKEDEEFSVNVKELSIDDLPEGEVLIKVKYSGVNYKDSLATIPNGNIVRTYPFVPGIDLAGVVMSSDDSRFKEGDEVIATSYEIGVSHYGGYSEYARIPAKWIVPLPEGLSLKEAMVMGTAGFTAALSVQRLLESGVTPESGKALVTGATGGVGSFAVSILANLGFTVEASTGKESEAGFLTELGASAIISREEVFDGKIRALGKQKWAAAVDPVGGEPLASLLSQIQYGGSVAVSGLTAGTKLPATVFPFILRGVNLLGIDSVYCPMETRLSVWKRLATDFKPDNLDVFIQQEVTLQELPDFLSIPLEGKAKGRILVKCES; encoded by the coding sequence ATGGCTAAATTTAATGCCCTTGTTGTAAATAAAGAGGACGAAGAATTTTCTGTGAATGTCAAAGAACTCTCCATCGATGACCTGCCTGAGGGAGAGGTTCTTATCAAGGTCAAGTATTCGGGTGTAAACTATAAGGACAGCCTGGCGACAATTCCAAATGGAAACATTGTACGTACATACCCCTTCGTTCCCGGCATTGACCTGGCCGGAGTGGTCATGTCTTCCGATGACTCCCGCTTCAAGGAAGGCGACGAGGTTATCGCGACAAGCTATGAAATTGGCGTCTCCCATTATGGGGGCTATAGCGAATATGCCCGCATTCCAGCAAAATGGATTGTTCCGCTGCCAGAGGGACTCTCTTTAAAAGAAGCGATGGTCATGGGGACTGCCGGCTTCACCGCAGCCCTTTCTGTTCAAAGACTTCTCGAGAGCGGTGTCACTCCTGAAAGCGGAAAGGCTCTCGTTACTGGAGCAACCGGGGGAGTCGGAAGCTTTGCGGTTTCCATACTTGCCAATCTTGGCTTCACTGTTGAGGCAAGCACGGGTAAAGAATCCGAAGCCGGCTTTTTAACTGAGCTTGGTGCTTCCGCAATCATCTCCCGTGAAGAAGTGTTTGACGGAAAGATACGGGCATTAGGGAAGCAGAAATGGGCAGCTGCTGTTGACCCAGTCGGCGGGGAGCCACTGGCCTCTTTATTAAGCCAAATTCAATATGGGGGTTCTGTTGCCGTCAGCGGATTGACAGCTGGAACAAAGCTTCCCGCAACTGTCTTCCCGTTCATTTTGCGCGGGGTCAATCTGCTTGGAATTGATTCTGTTTATTGTCCAATGGAAACAAGACTATCCGTATGGAAACGGCTGGCGACAGATTTCAAGCCTGATAATCTTGATGTCTTCATACAACAGGAAGTTACGCTTCAAGAGCTACCAGACTTCCTATCCATCCCGCTAGAAGGCAAAGCAAAGGGCCGGATTCTTGTGAAATGTGAGAGTTAA
- the ku gene encoding non-homologous end joining protein Ku, protein MHTIWKGTISFGLVSIPIKLHAATENQDLPLRTLHNKCHAPIQYKKVCSVCGEEVPQEDIVKAYEYVKGKFVVLDEEELQSIKKELEEKAVEIIDFVKIEEIDPIYFEKSYYISPNEGGVKAYTLLRRALKDSGKVGLAKITIRAKESMAVVRVYEQTLLMETIHFPSEVRKASDVPNIPVVEEVVPKELDTAILLIDQLTTEFEPSKYHDEYRSALLELIERKKAEQTVTPAAAKAQKSNVVDLMAALQASIDQTKPQAKPARKRAPRKKRETS, encoded by the coding sequence ATGCATACAATCTGGAAGGGGACCATCAGCTTTGGTCTTGTCAGTATTCCAATCAAGCTTCATGCTGCTACGGAGAATCAAGACTTGCCTCTTCGCACATTACATAATAAGTGTCATGCCCCGATTCAATACAAAAAAGTATGCTCGGTATGCGGGGAGGAAGTGCCGCAGGAGGATATCGTAAAGGCATACGAATATGTAAAAGGGAAGTTTGTCGTGCTAGATGAAGAGGAGCTGCAATCTATCAAGAAGGAGCTGGAAGAGAAGGCAGTTGAAATCATTGATTTCGTCAAGATAGAAGAGATTGATCCTATTTATTTTGAGAAGAGCTACTATATCTCGCCGAATGAGGGCGGAGTGAAGGCCTATACCTTATTAAGAAGAGCGCTTAAGGACTCTGGCAAGGTAGGTCTAGCGAAAATTACCATTCGCGCGAAGGAATCAATGGCGGTTGTTCGTGTGTATGAGCAGACTTTGTTGATGGAAACCATCCATTTTCCTAGTGAAGTCCGAAAAGCATCAGATGTACCCAATATTCCTGTCGTAGAAGAGGTTGTCCCAAAAGAACTGGATACAGCCATATTGCTTATCGATCAATTAACAACTGAGTTTGAGCCGAGCAAATATCATGATGAATATCGCTCTGCTCTATTAGAGCTGATTGAACGCAAAAAGGCAGAGCAAACGGTTACTCCTGCTGCAGCTAAGGCGCAAAAATCCAATGTTGTTGATTTGATGGCTGCCCTCCAAGCTTCCATCGATCAAACGAAGCCGCAAGCAAAACCTGCACGTAAACGAGCCCCTCGCAAGAAAAGGGAAACCTCATAA
- the ligD gene encoding non-homologous end-joining DNA ligase: MRYYAATFLRKLDRRTGLAEVAVLKGQEVITIAVVKERFKKEEKEALLKLLIERGAGEEAESLDVPPGICVEISFSALQEGDVLNPRFERLLLTHDWQACTWVNLFLAQYESLELTNPHKEIWSSHGVTKERYMEYLITIKDKMLPFLSGRLLTVKRYPEGVGASGFYQKSAPMHAPHFVRKAREGSDIHIICENGQTLLWLGNQAAIEFHIPFNTVDSTFPREIIFDLDPPSLGDLSLAVEAALEMKTLFDRFNLHSFVKLSGRKGIQVHLPLNDDILSYEETRVFTEFIAFYLVEQFPAQFTVERLKKNRGGRLYVDYIQHDFKKTIICPYSPRETEEPGIAVPLYWQEVQRGINTGDFLMEEVQRRVERGMDPFEGYFAVQQGSQIKELIAILKAR, encoded by the coding sequence ATGAGATATTATGCTGCAACATTTCTGCGCAAATTAGACAGGAGGACAGGACTTGCTGAGGTTGCCGTTCTAAAAGGGCAAGAAGTCATTACCATTGCGGTCGTGAAGGAGCGGTTCAAGAAAGAGGAGAAGGAAGCTCTTTTAAAGCTTTTAATCGAGAGAGGGGCAGGAGAGGAAGCAGAAAGCTTGGATGTTCCGCCTGGCATTTGCGTGGAAATTAGCTTCAGTGCTTTACAGGAGGGGGATGTGCTCAACCCTCGGTTTGAGAGGCTGCTCTTGACCCATGACTGGCAAGCCTGTACATGGGTCAATCTCTTTCTTGCCCAATATGAATCGCTTGAGCTGACCAATCCCCATAAGGAAATATGGTCAAGTCATGGTGTTACAAAGGAGCGGTACATGGAGTATTTGATTACAATAAAAGACAAAATGCTGCCGTTTCTTTCGGGGAGACTGCTCACGGTTAAGCGTTATCCTGAGGGAGTTGGTGCAAGCGGATTTTATCAAAAATCTGCCCCCATGCATGCTCCACACTTTGTCCGAAAGGCTAGAGAAGGAAGCGATATCCATATCATCTGTGAGAATGGCCAAACATTACTTTGGCTTGGGAATCAAGCGGCCATTGAATTTCATATCCCATTTAATACCGTTGATTCAACTTTCCCGAGAGAAATAATTTTTGATCTTGACCCTCCCTCACTTGGGGATTTAAGTCTTGCCGTAGAAGCAGCCCTCGAAATGAAAACGCTGTTCGACCGCTTTAATCTCCATTCTTTCGTGAAATTGTCTGGGCGTAAAGGAATTCAGGTTCATTTGCCCCTGAACGATGACATTCTTTCTTATGAAGAAACACGGGTATTTACGGAATTCATTGCGTTCTATCTAGTGGAGCAATTCCCTGCTCAGTTTACCGTAGAGCGTTTGAAGAAGAACCGTGGAGGCCGATTATATGTGGACTATATCCAGCATGATTTCAAAAAGACCATCATTTGCCCCTACTCGCCCCGTGAAACAGAGGAGCCAGGAATTGCCGTTCCCTTATACTGGCAGGAAGTTCAGCGGGGAATCAACACGGGCGATTTTTTGATGGAAGAAGTCCAAAGAAGAGTAGAGAGAGGCATGGATCCATTTGAGGGGTATTTCGCTGTCCAACAGGGAAGCCAAATCAAAGAATTGATTGCTATCTTAAAAGCAAGATGA